The Kiritimatiellales bacterium genomic sequence CTGTACAATAGACGAGTCCGAGTTCCGCCACCGCATGCTGTTCACTTTTTTTGTAGCGGTTCAGAAATTTATTATACCGCGCGCGGGCACCGGCATAGTCACCGTTGTTGTACAGTGTTTTGGCGAGATCGAGCAGGGCGGTTTCACCGATCGGCAGCGATTTATATTTTTCTGCAACTTCAGCCATCTGTTCCGGCGTTTGTGCAGCTTGAAGCATTTGTTCGGCCTGAAGCTGCCGCGCCACGCTCCGCATTGAACAGCTGTGGGTGATGAGCACAATCACAGCGGCGGCAGTAATGCCGGCGCCGATCAGTGTTCCGTAACGTTTCAAAAATTTGAGCGCCTCTTTAACTTCGTGCTGCTCCAGCTCCTTATGCCGTTCCTGCTGTTGCGGATCATGTTCCATAATTTTTACTCCGGGTGTTCTAAAAGCCAGCAGTGTACCGCTCCGGCATCACTTTTCAAGCGTGTACAGGTGCAGAATCGCATCGGCGCGTTCCTCGGCATTTAACCGGTCGGCGTCAATTTGATAGCGGATGGCATCGTATAATGGGCGCCGCTTTTCCAGCAGCTCTGCAATCTGAACCTTTTTATCGCCGGAAAGTAACGGACGGGTCGTATTACTTGAAACGCGGCGGAAAATTGTTTTCGCCGATGCGGTGAGGCACACCGTCAGTCCGCTTTTCTCAAAGTCGACAATATTATCGGAGTTCAAGACGATTCCGCCGCCGGTGGAAATAATCAGACCGTTGCGCGCCGCCAGTTCCTTTACCAGTTCGCGCTCCATCTGCCGGAACGCCGCTTCACCGTCAGTGGCAAAAATTTCAGAAATCGTGCGATTCTGCTGTTTTTCAATTGCGGAATCCATATCAACCAGCGGCATGCCGGTTTTTGCCGCCAGAATTTTTCCGGTCGCTGTTTTTCCGGTGCCCATAAAACCGACCAGAATGATATTCCGCTTTTTCATGTGACTATTTTTCCCGCGAATTTGACGAATCTTCACGAATAAAGTGCAAATTCATACTCCATTCGTGCGTATGGGTATGATTCATAGACAGTAAGAAACCAACGTCCCGAACCGGAGCGTATCAGAAAGGGACAACTGCGGTTGCGCTTACGCACCGTATGCTTTGAGCGCGTCACGGATATCTTTATTGTTCATTTTGCGAAGAGCGTCTTCTGTAACTCCGGCGGCCGCCAGCCGTTTTTTCTGCTGGATAACGCGATAACGTTTCGGACCGGCCTTTTTAATCGGCCGGCGAAGCGGTTTTTTGCGCATGGCTCTGCGAATTCTCATAATCCTTCTCCAAATTGTTCAAAAGAGGTTTGTAACCTACACATCCGCCACCGGTGAATCAATCTAAAAGTCGGCAAAATTCATCGTTGAACCGCGGGGGTAGATTGTATTAGTCACGATCTGATCTGACAGGCAGACAGAAGAAATGTTATCCCTATCAGGGTCAAAACCAAGTCCCAGCTCCAATTTATTGTCGAAGCCGTCAAAAATATCACCGGTAAAAAAAATAAAAAGCTGAAAGTGGAGGTTGTACCAAACTGGATATCATGCTTCTTGGTTCCATTGCATTTGCGTTCATTGTAGAATTTTTGCACTTGTATTAACATGCCCTGCAGGTATTTTTTTAATCCGTCACACGTCTCTGTCAATGCCGAGTAAATGGTGCGGGATAAACTTATTAGAATTCGCTGGATAGGTGCGCTGCCAGCCGCGCTTCCCGAAAGGACCTTCTCCGCATAAGCCGCCGCGTTCAACGCATTTTTCTCGATTGGCGAACTCGATAGATTCGTCGATTTCCCGAGTTAAGATCGCATCAAGCTTCTGGATAATAGGTGCACAGGCCGGATCATTGATACGGTTACGCTGTTCTTGAGGATCGTCATTCAGGTTGTAGAGCACCTTGAGTCCGGAAAGATAACGGCTGTATTTCCATTGGCTTGTCAGTACCATATACCCCAAGGCTGAGGCTGCAAAAAGATGATCGCGCGGCTGCCCGGCATTCGGCAGTCCGGGCAAAATACGGGAATCGTTGTTCTCCTCGCAGTCGACACCGGCCAGCTGCAAAATGGAACTGAATAGGTCCGTCAGTGAAACCGGAGTGTTTATGGTTTGCGGCAACTGACCGGGAACACGTATCAATAATGGAATGTGAATACTTGGCCCGCTAAAATGTCCTTTGCCAACCATATCAAAGTCGCCGGCGTATTCACCGTGATCCGAGGCGAATATGATGATGGTATTGTTTAGCTGCCCTGTTTTCTGCAAACAGTCTGTAATCCATCCGACACCGATATCAATCTGGTGAATTAATGCGCTATAGTAGGCTTTGACTCGTTTTTTCTGTTCTTCCGTAAATGTAGTATAATCCACTCCGTTCCAATAGAGAAGGGAGCCTTTCACAAAATCATTATGGAAGTGACGGGAGACATCATTGGGTGGAATACTTTCTGGCATCTGGCGGGGATCGAATAATGCAGCAATTTTATCCGGTGGATCATACGGGCAGTGAGGGCCGGGAAAACCGACCATGCAAGCAAAAGGTTTTTTAGTATTATGCTGCGTGATAAATTTGACCGTTTGGTTAGCAGTCCAGATGTCGACCTGGTGCTCCATCGGAATACGACTGCAAGCAGCTCCTTTGTGTTCCTGGTAGCCGGGATTTTTGTTTGCATGATATTTTCTAAATCCATGAATATTCAGATAATCTGCATAATCATCTAGAATATCATAATGACGCTTGTCCTCGGCAATGAGGCGGAAGTCGAAACCTTCCGCAATGTCCCATGGATAAAAATGCATTTTCCCGATAGAAGCAGTACAATAGCCGTTTTCCCGAAGGAGTTCTGCCCATGTGGGCATGCCACATGCAGCATGATCTGGACGCAACCAATGATCGTTATGGAATACCCCGGTTTTTATTGCATTAAATCCAGTCAGCATGGAAGCCCGGGCCGGTACAGAAACGGGTGATGGAGAAACTGCATGGATATACTGAATACTTTCAGAGCAGAGCCGGTCAATATTCGGAGTCTTTGCGAATTCAGCCCCGTAACAACCCAGAAAGTCAGCACGAAGCTGATCCGGAAACAGAATTAGAATATTTGGTTGTGTCGACATTGCAAAAAATTGTAAAAAAAATGTGTCGTAAAAGCAAGTATCCGGTTGGTGAATTTTCTGTCATTCGATCATTTCCTGATCGTGCCGTTTTTCAGATGTTAAAAAATTTAACAGCGCTCGCGGACGAGTATTGGTCCTCGTTTTGATTTACTACAAGATGGTTCAAGACACCGGCTTTGACTCATACAAAATGCCGGCTCTGCCGGCGAGATCCGCTTCACACTTATCGCTCATATAAAACTCCCATCAGCTGCGGATCACGTGCCAGCAGCATCGGACGTTACCGACATCCCGGTATAAAGCATCTGACTGACTCAGTATCATATCGCGCTCCAGCCAAAAAACCGACCGGTACGATACATCATTCGACCGCGTTGTGCAGCACCGCCTGTGTACAGTATTATATGCTCTAACCGGTACTCGCGTTACAATCCGCCCATTTTCAACCGGTTCAGTGTTTGAAGAGATTGTGTTTCCCCTTTTATTTTGATTAAATAATGTCTTATGAAATTATGGATTTGTGATTTTTTTAGAAAGCTGCGATGAAAAAACCTACACAAGCAGAAATTGCCCATCGGCTCGGCGTGTCGCGCGCAACTGTGAGCCGGGTATTACGTAATATTTCCGGGCAAAAATCGCGTACTGCGGCTCGGATTATTGAGATGGCCAGAGAGGTTGGGTATCGTCTTCCCGCTACAGAACAGGCTGTAAATCGAAAGGCATTCAGCCGTCGTAAGAATCAGGCGATCGGACTGTTTCTCTGTATGCCGGATGTTCCTCCGCGCAGCGATCGGATGCCCCTACGGATTCTCCATGGAGCAACGGATGCTACCCGCCTGAAAAATATTCTGTTGCATGTGGAATATATTTCCGTTTCCGAAGCGCAAAAGATCCGATCGCGGCATGATCTCCCGGTGTCTTTGCGACGCGGAGCAGTCTCAGGAATTATGCTGGCGGGGCTTTTCCCTCCGGCGTTCGCACAGGCGGCAACTGCGCAGAAGCCCTGTGTACAAATGATGATACACCATCCCGGACTACCTATAGACATGGTGGGTCAAAATAACCGGACAGCGGTTGGACAGCTGGTTGGTTTTTTAAAAAAACAGGGACATGAAAAAATCGGGTTCCTGTGTAAAAGACCAGTCCAGTCTTATGCCTATGCCCGGTTTGCCGGATACATAGAAGCGTTGGCCCGAACGGGAGAGATTTGTGATTCTGCGCTTGTTGTGAATTTATATATGGAAAGTGCGCAGCCTTTTGAAGATGTTCTGCGTGCTGTGACATCGGGGGTTCGGGCATGGATCTGCGAGCACGACGGCTACGGGTATGAACTGGTTGAATTTTTACAGTCATGCGGGCTATCGGTTCCACGAGATGTGGTGGTGGCCGGTTTTGATGCGCTGGATGTACCCGCAGGACTTTGCCCGTTACCGACGATTGACTGGCCTATTGAGGATATAGCCGCCGCTGGCATTGAACTGCTCTTTCGGAGGATCAATGAACCTAGCCGTGCGATTTCCCAGCTTCTTTTTGATGGCCGACTGGTTGATCCGGGCGCTTCGTATTAGAGCGCGCTTCACCGCTTGGAGCAGGTATTCCAGTCTACTCATTTAACCATGAGAAAGAGCAGGGAAGAATGCTTGCCCGCGTGAGCGCCCGGCCATTTTTACGCCAAACAAAATCAAAAACGCCATAACGCAGATGGTATTATCACTTTTGTCTTCGATTTCGCTTTAAAAAAATCCCATCATGCGGCTGAATTGTCAGAGCCTCGCCAACCGGTTGTCCATCATTGAATTCCGGAACCTGACGTCCGAGAATTCTTGAATACGATTCACCGGGGAAGAGCCGGGATATCTTCAATGTCACTGGATCGTCGTATGATCCATTCATTATAACCAATCCATTTTCAAACTTTCGCAACAATACGTCTGCACAACCTTTGCGAAGTGTTAAATTTGAAATCGTCACGTCACCGGTATTTTCCGATAAATCAACCTGCAACTCACCGCGTCCGGCGGCCGGTGCTTTCAGAGTCAATACACATGCGCGCGGTTCTTCAAATACCAGTGCCTCCTGCGCATAGAAGCTTTTGAAATTTCCAAAGTCAACATCCGTAACACCATTCATACAAAAACGAAACCGGCTGTTTTTCGGAATACCTGCATAACGGTTATCCAAATGTTTCCAGGGATTGGAACCGCTGATTGAAAAGCTTAACGCATACTCTGCGTCTTTTTCGAATTTGACACCTGGCAATGCGATTGTTTCGTACCGTTGCCATGAGTCGTGTTCTGTCCGCCATAATGCCGTCGAGTCGGCGCGCAGCACAACCGCCTGACGTTTTGAAAAAAGCTCCGGCCCAAGGTGACTGACAACCCGTTGAGCAGGCCCGTCCGGCGCGCCGAGCCAGTTATACCTGTTGTCTCCGCCGGCATGGTACTCATCATAAACCGGCGGGAGAGGATAACGATACTTTTCCATCTGCTCTTTGCGACCGGCATACGCCATAAACTGTTCCGAATTTCTCCCCGCCGTACGCGTAATATCTTTTCCTGCATAGGCTGATGCAATGCAAGCAACCGCCAGATCCATTCGCCAGTGAGAAAGAGTCATCACGCCCGTCAGTGATTTCGCGTTGCCGCCGTGATAGATATGATCGGGGTATTTATTGCTGAGAAAAGAAACCGCCGGTTTGACCGATCGGCTTTCCCATAAAAGCAAGCGATCCAGCATGCTGGAAAAAGTTTCAGGCATATACCAGACCGGATTCATTGAATACTCATACTCCGCACCGTTGAGCAAGTCGAAGAAACGTTGATCTTCGTTATGGTTGGAATCGCTCACCAGCACGCACGGCTTGTTGAGGTTTTTCAACTTCTGCCGAAGTGTATAAAAAAAGTCATACATGCCAAGCGGCCACCAGTTGACGCCATCGAGAAAGAATGCATCCGGATCGCCATCAAGATTGCAGTCTGCATTCACCGACACGCGGTCGGATGGGTAGAAGGTCCCCGCAGAAACATCAAACACCATTCCGTCAAGCTGACTATAATGCGTTTTCTTAAACTGTGCATACCAGTCAGCCAGCCATTCACAGGCGGTCTGCCCGTTGCGCGGATCGCGCGGACAGTGCCGGGTCAGATTAGGCAGCCACGGCTGGAGTACCTCATCCGCCGGATCGCTGGAAAACACTTTAAATGCATTGGAAATATAAACATCAACTGCATGTGGCGCCACATACGTTCCGGCAGCATGCTCCTTCCAGGGAACGGATGTCTTCCACCGGCGAACAGTAATGGTTCCTTCCGCTTCATCAAGGGCGGTCACCACTCCGGCCTCTGCACTAAGCCAGTCGAGATTTCCTTCGGCATCCCGCGGGCAGAACACCACTTCGCGATGAACCGGAGAGCCGAATGTACGTACCGTCAGGATGTGATCGCTCGGGCGAAAGCGTTCAGGGTGCGTCACCTTCACAGTAACCGATGCTTCGCCGGCCGGAATTCCATTCAAAATATCATCACCGGCATTATAGGCCCACCAGCCCAGAAAACCCGGCAGGGGATAACGACCGTCGTGTAATATTTCCATCTGCGGCTGACGAGTCAAAATAGACGGATCCATCCATCCAAGATCCTCAAGTCGTTGCGGAGGAATTGATTCCCAACTCCCCCAAAGCCCGAGTCGCTCCATATTGATTTGGATCAACGCCAGCCGGTCAGGGAAACGGCGTTTAAATTTAAGCGCGGCGTTTTTCCGCAAATAAGTATGAAGATCGGTTACCACCATTCCCATCTGATCATAGTACCCTTCTTCGAGCGCCCGCGAATTCAGAGTTCGGAAACTCATCAACCTGGGATATCCCTGATTCGCATCTGCGGTGAAGGCGGCAAGAACCAGCAGCCAGATTGCCGGTTTCCCAAACACTGGACGTCCGGAATCCCGATGAGCACATCTTCTTTCAGGCATCGGAACCATTATTGTTCTTCCTCGCTGCATCCAATCCAGACGGGAGAACTCCAGATAAACTGTTTCTTATTACGCATATATTCTTCACATACCTCCTGTTCTCTCAAGGTGAGGCGGACGTAGTACCAGTCATTTCCGGGAGGGGCCGGATCCATCCACTGTGTTTTTACCATCAGTGATTGCGGTTCTTCTGCAACAACCGTTTCCCCGTTTTTTATAATTTCCGTCTTCTCGATGATTGATCCGGCATAGGCCCGCAGATCAACGACAGTATTTTCGCCTTGGGTCACATGAAAATAGAGAATCGTACGGTCGCCGGTTGTCGCGTAGCAGGCACGTTGTAACAGTGCATCCACCAGACCGTCGCGCGTCAGCCCTTTGCGACTCCAAATGCCCGTCAGACCGCACGTTCCCGGGCGAGCCCAGTGATCATCGCTGGATGCCACACAACCCATTTGATAGCCTTTCTGCAGTTGCTCCACCCAGGTCGTTCCTTCCATGGTCGGGACTTTCTTTTTGCTGTAGTGGGGCTTGTTACCCAAAAACTCTGCGCGGCCATGGTTCGAAAAAATCTCACAGTCGATCATGAGCCGGGCATCATAATTTTCCCAGTGGAACGGCCGCATGTTTTGCGAAACGTGGTGGGGAATCAACGGGCATCCGAACCGGCGCAGCCGGGCGTAAAGCGTCTGCGGATCGCCGGAACGCGAATAGGGTTCGTGATCCAGATAGGGAATGTCGTCCTGTCGGAAATAAGCATTGGCGTCGCCAAGCGGATGAGAGTATTCGTTACAGATCAACGTAACAAAGTGCCCCGGCACATTGGCGGCATTGGTAATATGTTTCATGGCTTCCCACTCGTCGCGCGTATAATTGCCCTGGAGCAACCCGTGATGATCGGCGTTTGCCTGAAAATCAAGACCATAGCGATAGCGGCCGATACGGTATGATCCGGCATAGGTCGATGTCGTGTGCGCCCAGACCCGGGCATCGGCCGACATCTCAGTATGCACGTGCAGGTCTCCCCAATAGAGCCGTGCCGCCGGCTCTTCAGCCAGAATCTCGATCGGGTTGGTGCGACATTGCAGTCCCTGCCCGTCCTTCACAACCAGCCAGTACACGCCGGGCTTGTCAAAGATAACATCAAACACATGCGCACCGCGATCATCGCCGGAAAAATGATATGGAGCCGGTACATTTGCACCGGCATCACGTTCTATTTCAAAATTCACTTCTCCGGTATACCCTGTTGCCGGATTATTATAACGGTCGAAGGCCGCCACGTTGATACGCACCGGCTCGCCGGGTAGTGCCATTGAGTTACTGCGTGCCAGCAGATACACCGCCGGACCAGACGTTTTTGGAACCGCGGCAATTTCAGGAAGTTCTTCGCTCAACCCATCGCCGTCATGATCGCACAGCAGGTGGAAGCGCCAGCTGTCGCCATCCCATCGCCGGGCGTAGACATCCAGCAGTACATCGTTCCAGCGGAACGTAACCGTTTCTTTTGCAGATAATCCCTCCGGGAAAAAAACTTCAACCCGCGATTTTGTGACCAGACAGTTTTCCTGTATCTCAAACGGGGGATAGG encodes the following:
- a CDS encoding LacI family DNA-binding transcriptional regulator → MKKPTQAEIAHRLGVSRATVSRVLRNISGQKSRTAARIIEMAREVGYRLPATEQAVNRKAFSRRKNQAIGLFLCMPDVPPRSDRMPLRILHGATDATRLKNILLHVEYISVSEAQKIRSRHDLPVSLRRGAVSGIMLAGLFPPAFAQAATAQKPCVQMMIHHPGLPIDMVGQNNRTAVGQLVGFLKKQGHEKIGFLCKRPVQSYAYARFAGYIEALARTGEICDSALVVNLYMESAQPFEDVLRAVTSGVRAWICEHDGYGYELVEFLQSCGLSVPRDVVVAGFDALDVPAGLCPLPTIDWPIEDIAAAGIELLFRRINEPSRAISQLLFDGRLVDPGASY
- a CDS encoding tetratricopeptide repeat protein codes for the protein MEHDPQQQERHKELEQHEVKEALKFLKRYGTLIGAGITAAAVIVLITHSCSMRSVARQLQAEQMLQAAQTPEQMAEVAEKYKSLPIGETALLDLAKTLYNNGDYAGARARYNKFLNRYKKSEQHAVAELGLVYCTEADGDFAAAAEEFNAFAVKYANHNLYPVAVLSIARNYEQAGNIDEARIVLEDFLTDNPRSVWIRSAEDALTILNKK
- a CDS encoding shikimate kinase — translated: MKKRNIILVGFMGTGKTATGKILAAKTGMPLVDMDSAIEKQQNRTISEIFATDGEAAFRQMERELVKELAARNGLIISTGGGIVLNSDNIVDFEKSGLTVCLTASAKTIFRRVSSNTTRPLLSGDKKVQIAELLEKRRPLYDAIRYQIDADRLNAEERADAILHLYTLEK
- a CDS encoding DUF3604 domain-containing protein, giving the protein MQFAANGHPEAYIRHTLGMGKGSCSIRCSVPELYPSQQVDWVEITYMASEEGIVPGGRVVLAVPPGPPEAAVQIDAPDRPAYMEVQATSPVRVQLAYPPFEIQENCLVTKSRVEVFFPEGLSAKETVTFRWNDVLLDVYARRWDGDSWRFHLLCDHDGDGLSEELPEIAAVPKTSGPAVYLLARSNSMALPGEPVRINVAAFDRYNNPATGYTGEVNFEIERDAGANVPAPYHFSGDDRGAHVFDVIFDKPGVYWLVVKDGQGLQCRTNPIEILAEEPAARLYWGDLHVHTEMSADARVWAHTTSTYAGSYRIGRYRYGLDFQANADHHGLLQGNYTRDEWEAMKHITNAANVPGHFVTLICNEYSHPLGDANAYFRQDDIPYLDHEPYSRSGDPQTLYARLRRFGCPLIPHHVSQNMRPFHWENYDARLMIDCEIFSNHGRAEFLGNKPHYSKKKVPTMEGTTWVEQLQKGYQMGCVASSDDHWARPGTCGLTGIWSRKGLTRDGLVDALLQRACYATTGDRTILYFHVTQGENTVVDLRAYAGSIIEKTEIIKNGETVVAEEPQSLMVKTQWMDPAPPGNDWYYVRLTLREQEVCEEYMRNKKQFIWSSPVWIGCSEEEQ
- a CDS encoding sulfatase-like hydrolase/transferase, yielding MSTQPNILILFPDQLRADFLGCYGAEFAKTPNIDRLCSESIQYIHAVSPSPVSVPARASMLTGFNAIKTGVFHNDHWLRPDHAACGMPTWAELLRENGYCTASIGKMHFYPWDIAEGFDFRLIAEDKRHYDILDDYADYLNIHGFRKYHANKNPGYQEHKGAACSRIPMEHQVDIWTANQTVKFITQHNTKKPFACMVGFPGPHCPYDPPDKIAALFDPRQMPESIPPNDVSRHFHNDFVKGSLLYWNGVDYTTFTEEQKKRVKAYYSALIHQIDIGVGWITDCLQKTGQLNNTIIIFASDHGEYAGDFDMVGKGHFSGPSIHIPLLIRVPGQLPQTINTPVSLTDLFSSILQLAGVDCEENNDSRILPGLPNAGQPRDHLFAASALGYMVLTSQWKYSRYLSGLKVLYNLNDDPQEQRNRINDPACAPIIQKLDAILTREIDESIEFANREKCVERGGLCGEGPFGKRGWQRTYPANSNKFIPHHLLGIDRDV